The genomic region AAAGGTCACAGCTATGTGACCTTGTTCTATGATCTAAATCAATCAAGAGTAATTCATATTGAAAATGGAAAGAAAAGAAGTGTTTTCAAGAACTTCAGGGAAGTTCTTTCCAGAAAAATAGACCCTGATAATATCAAGTATATTTCAATGGACATGTATCCTGCTTTTAGGGGTGGAGCAAGGGAATATTTCCCAAATGCTAAGATCGTTTACGATAAGTTCCATATTGTCAAAATGATGAATGATGCAATTGATAAGGTTCGAAGAAAGGAGTATCAAACAAATAAAGATCTGGGTAAAACGAGATTCATGTGGTTGAAAAATCCTGAAAATCTATCGGATAGGGAAATAGCTAAGATTCGATCAATCAAAGATTTGGATACTAAAACAGCAAAAGCTTACAGATTTAAGCTTGGACTTCAACGTCTGTGGGATATAAAAAATATAGAGGTAGCGAGGGAATATCTTGACAAATGGCATTATTGGGGAACACATAGCAACATCAAGGAAATTATCACATTGGCCAAGATGATTAAAAGAAATTCTCATGGGATATTGGAATCAATCAAACAAGGTATCAGCAACGGTGTTGTTGAAGGATTGAACAACAAAATTAAAACTGCTTTTAAGAGATCATATGGATTGAAGACTGAGAAGTGTAGGAATACAATGATATTCTTGATGGCGGGTAAACTTCGTTTACCCACACGATGTTAAAGAGAACCTTATTATTTAATGCCATAGCTTCGCCTCATATTGGTTTAAGTGAACTGACAATGGATGCAACCATCTTGATCAAGTCAACAAGCAGTGCGATGGTTCTAATAGCAAAATCATAAAAGAACTCAATAACGGAGATATGCAGCGAGACATAGTTAGCTATCATGTCCCACATGTTGTCTTTTTTCTTTGTTTTGAGTAGAGTACCACCGAGTATGAAAAACTCGATAGTCATAAGAGTTGTTTCCGGATACTCTATGAATAAAAGATCTAGGTAGAAGAATACTTCTGCAATGATTGCAGCACTCATTTCCAGAGCTGTGGCCATGTATGGACCGACACCTGGGATCATTTCAACGAATGCCAGGATAGAGTCCCAAGCCCAATCAAAGAAAAGATCAGTGCTACCTGTAATTAGTTCGGTGAGGGAATCGTCAAGGATGCCCTGGAATTCCTCTGCTGTCACATAGGTTGCTTTGAAATCAAACTCATTAGTGCAGGAGGCTTGAACATCACTGTAAGCTATTTCTGTGTATAAATCATATAATGAACTTTCGTAAAAAGTAGCAGTTAAAGGTAATATACCTACATACACATCCACATCAAACTCGCTATCTAACTCCCCATAGAATGGTTGGATTTTGATATCTGCATCCGTTGCGAATGGTTGGAAGGAGTCCAGTGGCTCAGAAGACACAATGGTTCCGTTTGGATACTGTAAAGAGACATAAAAGGTCCACCAGCCAATAGTTGATCTAGTATTGTTTATATAAAGGACATACTCTTTGCCATATGCATCAAGCACAGTAGTACTATTAAAATTTTCTTGAATATTGTCAAGATTTACGCCACTAATAAGATAACCGTCAGGACATTCATAGTCTATGTAATTTACATCATCTTGCTCATAAGTTTCTGCTGCTAACGCTATTGATGTTAAACACAACAAAATAAAACAAATAGCAACAGCCTTAAATTTCATTTCAAGCCCTTTTTAGCAGCTGCCATAAAGAAAATCACAATCAGCATAGAGTACATAGGGCCCACATTCGCCTCAGACTCCTCTAATACATCTTTGGCTGCAGTCCTTCCTGCCCTGTACTCATCATCCGAGCTGCTGGAGCTACTGCCATCGTCATCATCTGAGAGGCCACCCCCCTCCTCACCCTCACCCTCTTCCTCTTCTTCCTCTGACTTTCTGGTAAGTTCAATAGAGAGTACATTGTCGTCAGCATCAAAAGTGAAAGTACTCTGGTAAGTCTCAAAATAGTCCTGTGTTACCTTAATCGTGTAGGTCTGGCCATCTGCCAGGCCATTGATCTCAAAGGCTCCTAAACTCGTTATGTCTGACTTTGTTTTGGAGCTGTTGTACACGGTTACAGTTGCCTGGGAGATAGATGCTCCATTATCTGCAGCTGAAACACTGCCATAAAGTGTAGATAATGCTGCGGGGCTTGGTGTTAGGTATGGATTGTAGCTATAGGATGATCCTGAGAAGGTAAAATCTGAAACTGTTTTGTCAACATAGTTAGATGCAGATACATAGATATTCCATGTGCCTTTATTGATTGTGAGTGTATAATCTCCGCTGCTGTCCGTTGTTGTGGATTCACCTGCTACAGTGACAGTTGCTCCGAAGATTACTGCCTCTGTGCTTGCATCCCTTATACGTCCGTGTAGTGTGGCCTCACCTGTTGGAGCATTCTCTGTATAAGCATAGTCATAGCCTAGTGAATTATCATCACTGTCATACGCTCGAATGTAGAACAGCTCGCCATAAGGTCCGTTACTTGGAAGCTGATATCCTGCTGATCCATTCCCTGAAACACTGTACTGCTGGAAGTATGTTGCATCTGCAGCAGTTGGACCACTGTGGAACACGATAAAGGAACCTTCTGGCATGTTGTAATAGTTCCATGTCATGTTCTCATCCCTGTCATACGTGTATTTTGTAAATTCCAGGGCTGCACCGTCTGCACTCATTTGCATTGTTGCATTTGCTATTTCAGTAGGATTAAATAGGACGCTTGCACGAGTCATAAGCTCGGCTCTGAATTGTCTTGATGAGTAGGAAGGAACAGTATAGAGAATTGATCCAGATTCTGAATAGACCATCCGCCTTTCTTCAAGTTCCCATACTGAGCTTTCAGAATTGTAGGACCTAATGTCTATAAAATTCTCGTTGCTTGCACTGTAAGAAGGATATGTGTAGCTGATGTTTGAAATATCTCCGGCTGAATATGAGGACTCATCCCAATAGATAGCATCAGGTTCACCCTCTACTAATACAAATTCATCTGCATACAATCGTCTATTATTTGTTACAACTTTTAAGGTGTGAGAACCACTATAACTGGAGAGATCTATAGTTTCTTGACTCCATGAATCAAGAGTAGTAACATTATACACAACATCAGAATCAATATAGATTCTAAAATATCCACTTCCCCAGGAATACGAAGTAGTATAATAGAAAGAAAGCCCATCAACATTAGTCAAGTCTACCACTTGTGTAATTCCGGCATCACCACTAGGATTGTTCATTAGTAGACAATAAGAACCTATTTGATTGGAATTTGTATTTGCCATTGGAGTATATGTCCCAAATGTAGACCACCCTGTAAGATCTCCAGTTTCAAAACCTCCATTTGTTATAGCTGCACTTGCAGGCAATACCAGCAAGCAGAAGCACAACGCCATTAATATTATTTTCCTCATGTTAACCTCTTGTAAACAACATAAAAGCCTCCAGTAATAACGAAAGCCCACAGTAAATATGCTAAAAATGTAGGCATTTCCAGCCTCAACAATTCCAGTGCATTAAGTGGATTCTGGAACCATACATCCTCTGCAGGTCTGATAATGAACACATAGTCTGAGCCTGTGTCAAGCTGTAAGGATCCTGTACTGTTTGTTTGACCTACCAGCTTTGAACCGTTGGCCGTTGGCTGGTACACTTCAATGTCAATGTTTCTGCCTAGTTGAAGATCCGAAAAAGAAATGGTGATATTCTCTGCAGCTGCTGCAGATGGGATCAGGAGGGTAACAGCCAGAGTGAAGATCAAAAAAATGGTGTACTTTTTCGT from Methanolobus tindarius DSM 2278 harbors:
- a CDS encoding ISL3 family transposase → MDDKLLIQMALGITPPWYVKDIDLNVSKKRMDIYLDFTKGTKFPCPVCNKLCDLHDTKEKVWRHLDFFHHETYIHARVPRTKCDGDDVKLVEVPWTRQNTGFTLFFEALIVAMSKEMSVSSIAELINIHENSVWIILAHYVEEARAKMDLSELDTIGVDEISVKKGHSYVTLFYDLNQSRVIHIENGKKRSVFKNFREVLSRKIDPDNIKYISMDMYPAFRGGAREYFPNAKIVYDKFHIVKMMNDAIDKVRRKEYQTNKDLGKTRFMWLKNPENLSDREIAKIRSIKDLDTKTAKAYRFKLGLQRLWDIKNIEVAREYLDKWHYWGTHSNIKEIITLAKMIKRNSHGILESIKQGISNGVVEGLNNKIKTAFKRSYGLKTEKCRNTMIFLMAGKLRLPTRC
- a CDS encoding carboxypeptidase regulatory-like domain-containing protein encodes the protein MRKIILMALCFCLLVLPASAAITNGGFETGDLTGWSTFGTYTPMANTNSNQIGSYCLLMNNPSGDAGITQVVDLTNVDGLSFYYTTSYSWGSGYFRIYIDSDVVYNVTTLDSWSQETIDLSSYSGSHTLKVVTNNRRLYADEFVLVEGEPDAIYWDESSYSAGDISNISYTYPSYSASNENFIDIRSYNSESSVWELEERRMVYSESGSILYTVPSYSSRQFRAELMTRASVLFNPTEIANATMQMSADGAALEFTKYTYDRDENMTWNYYNMPEGSFIVFHSGPTAADATYFQQYSVSGNGSAGYQLPSNGPYGELFYIRAYDSDDNSLGYDYAYTENAPTGEATLHGRIRDASTEAVIFGATVTVAGESTTTDSSGDYTLTINKGTWNIYVSASNYVDKTVSDFTFSGSSYSYNPYLTPSPAALSTLYGSVSAADNGASISQATVTVYNSSKTKSDITSLGAFEINGLADGQTYTIKVTQDYFETYQSTFTFDADDNVLSIELTRKSEEEEEEGEGEEGGGLSDDDDGSSSSSSDDEYRAGRTAAKDVLEESEANVGPMYSMLIVIFFMAAAKKGLK